A window of the Ferviditalea candida genome harbors these coding sequences:
- a CDS encoding SDR family NAD(P)-dependent oxidoreductase — protein MLEVFDLAGKTALITGGTRGLGQAIAEALGKQGAAVIITGRSQQTLEESCKFLSERGIAAEGMQCDMKQISDLEALKRYVEEKFGRLDVLVNNAGIVIDRNFLELTDAEMDDIITTNLTGVMRCTRLLGEIMIRQGSGKIINIASMDGLIGTPRLVAYGTSKGGVIQFTRSLAVEWARYGIRVNAICPGYFATSMNEHILADEAVRSKILKRIPLRRVGDPKELGPLAVYLASAASDFMTGQAIVIDGGETVH, from the coding sequence GTGCTTGAAGTTTTTGATTTAGCCGGAAAAACGGCTTTGATTACCGGCGGAACACGCGGTCTGGGGCAAGCGATAGCGGAGGCGCTCGGCAAGCAAGGGGCAGCCGTTATCATCACGGGCCGGTCCCAACAAACGCTCGAGGAATCCTGCAAGTTTTTATCGGAACGCGGCATTGCCGCGGAAGGCATGCAGTGCGATATGAAACAGATTTCTGACTTGGAAGCGTTGAAGCGGTATGTTGAGGAAAAGTTCGGCCGCTTGGACGTTTTGGTCAATAATGCAGGCATTGTCATTGATCGCAATTTTTTGGAGTTGACCGATGCGGAAATGGATGACATCATAACTACCAATCTAACGGGCGTGATGCGCTGTACCCGCTTGCTGGGAGAAATCATGATCAGGCAAGGGAGCGGAAAAATCATCAACATCGCATCGATGGACGGCCTAATCGGAACGCCTCGGTTGGTTGCATACGGAACCAGCAAAGGCGGGGTCATTCAATTTACCCGCAGCCTGGCGGTTGAATGGGCAAGGTATGGAATTCGTGTAAACGCCATATGCCCGGGATATTTTGCAACTTCGATGAACGAACATATATTGGCTGATGAGGCTGTTCGCAGCAAGATTTTAAAGCGCATTCCCCTGCGCCGGGTAGGCGATCCGAAGGAATTGGGACCGTTGGCGGTTTACCTGGCGTCAGCCGCATCCGATTTCATGACCGGTCAGGCGATCGTGATCGACGGCGGGGAAACGGTTCATTAA
- a CDS encoding 3-hydroxyacyl-CoA dehydrogenase family protein: protein MEIRQAGIVGSGKLAAMVYRKIQDSGIRAVWIEASAPDASELSILRDCQFVLEAVSDQRPDKIRVLQLLEEALPSQTLLTASVSPSLSVTELASPLRNPERLVGLHFVLQSNRDNLVEVVQSLQCCDTAYLQVYEFMKAVGQVPIRCKDVPGLLVNRLFVPYMNHAIQAYDDGLASGEDLDTAVELGLGYPMGPLKLADTVGLNEYLDTASSLYQELHETKYAPPPLVKKMVNAGFHGKKTGRGFYDYSSSNEDKGKSV, encoded by the coding sequence ATGGAAATTCGTCAAGCTGGAATCGTCGGCAGCGGCAAATTGGCAGCAATGGTTTACCGGAAAATTCAGGATTCCGGAATTCGTGCGGTATGGATCGAAGCTTCCGCTCCGGATGCCTCTGAGCTGTCGATTCTGAGAGATTGCCAGTTCGTTTTGGAAGCGGTTTCGGATCAGCGCCCGGACAAAATCCGGGTCTTGCAACTGCTCGAAGAAGCACTGCCATCACAAACACTTTTGACGGCATCCGTTTCACCATCATTATCTGTTACAGAGCTCGCTTCACCGCTGCGGAATCCGGAACGGTTGGTCGGACTGCATTTCGTCCTGCAGTCGAACCGCGACAATCTGGTAGAGGTGGTCCAATCGCTGCAATGCTGCGACACCGCTTATCTGCAAGTTTATGAGTTTATGAAGGCTGTCGGCCAAGTGCCGATCCGCTGCAAGGACGTGCCCGGACTTCTGGTGAACCGGCTGTTTGTCCCCTATATGAACCATGCCATTCAAGCCTATGACGACGGATTGGCTAGCGGAGAGGACCTTGATACGGCAGTTGAATTGGGGTTGGGCTACCCTATGGGTCCTTTGAAATTGGCCGATACGGTCGGATTGAACGAATATCTCGATACAGCGTCTTCGCTTTATCAGGAGCTTCATGAAACCAAATACGCCCCTCCGCCGTTGGTGAAAAAGATGGTTAATGCGGGTTTTCACGGAAAAAAAACAGGCAGAGGGTTTTACGATTATTCAAGCTCAAATGAAGATAAGGGCAAATCGGTATGA
- a CDS encoding 3-hydroxyacyl-CoA dehydrogenase family protein, producing MDFKKAGVVGCGTMGAGIAICMLQTGLSTVVYEAFPENLQNGVNRISAFLDGSVKRGKITSSEKAECLNRLQATTDIHDLADCEVVVEAVFEDVILKNRIFRQLNEICGANAIFVSNTSTLSITSIASGCGREDRVIGIHFCNPAPLMKLVEISYGLKTSEDTYSKALNFSRHLKKTAVTTKDTPGFILNLLLVPFENDCIRALEQGIATVEDIDLALKHGLGYPMGTFELLDNVGLDIHYAVSMSLYKELKDKRFAPPPLVKKMIDAGQLGKKTGKGFYEYKSSGMFGTV from the coding sequence ATGGATTTTAAAAAAGCCGGCGTTGTCGGCTGCGGAACAATGGGTGCGGGAATTGCAATTTGTATGCTGCAGACGGGGTTGAGCACCGTCGTTTATGAAGCATTCCCGGAAAATCTGCAGAACGGAGTGAACCGGATCTCCGCTTTTTTGGACGGAAGTGTAAAGAGGGGAAAAATAACATCTTCGGAAAAAGCCGAATGCTTAAATCGGCTGCAAGCGACAACCGATATTCATGACCTTGCTGACTGCGAGGTGGTTGTAGAAGCGGTCTTTGAAGACGTCATCCTGAAAAACCGGATCTTCCGCCAGTTAAATGAAATTTGCGGCGCCAACGCCATTTTTGTCAGCAATACCTCGACGTTATCGATTACCTCTATCGCTTCCGGATGCGGGAGGGAAGATCGGGTGATCGGGATTCATTTCTGCAATCCGGCTCCATTGATGAAACTGGTGGAGATTTCCTACGGCTTGAAAACAAGTGAAGATACATACAGCAAAGCTTTGAACTTCAGCCGGCATCTAAAGAAAACGGCGGTAACCACCAAGGATACTCCCGGATTTATTTTGAATCTGTTGCTGGTGCCCTTCGAAAATGATTGCATTCGGGCTCTGGAGCAGGGGATCGCAACCGTCGAGGATATTGATTTGGCGTTGAAGCACGGTTTGGGCTATCCGATGGGGACATTTGAGCTGTTGGATAATGTCGGTTTGGACATTCATTACGCAGTCTCGATGAGCCTTTACAAGGAGTTGAAGGATAAGCGGTTTGCTCCTCCGCCGCTGGTAAAAAAAATGATCGACGCCGGCCAACTCGGCAAAAAAACCGGCAAAGGATTTTACGAATACAAGAGTTCCGGCATGTTCGGCACTGTGTAA
- a CDS encoding CoA-transferase, which translates to MTAFTKDEQLVCYMSSLIEPEDFVVQGMGTPLVFSAFLLAKETHAPGVQFMYTVGNTISEHTDRLSITHLEHLTVNSSLKRVKMTEMHCDIVPSLKVKEFIRPAQVDRYGNCNNVVIGNYEKPAIRLPGTGGITDVAAFNPNFYLYVTRHSLQTLVEQLDFCSSVGYGERAHELHLMGRRERGPQKLITDRCVFSFADGVGSAVLEAIFHEETVDSIRKNTGFSFDLSAKGIDRVDPPSDHQLQILREMVDPLGIRELELLGGNDRLQKLEKIIRAEHNRPRGREGA; encoded by the coding sequence ATGACGGCTTTTACGAAGGACGAACAATTGGTCTGTTATATGTCTAGCCTGATCGAACCGGAAGATTTTGTCGTGCAGGGGATGGGAACCCCGCTTGTATTCAGCGCTTTTTTGCTTGCCAAGGAGACGCATGCGCCCGGCGTACAATTTATGTATACCGTCGGCAACACCATTTCCGAGCACACGGATCGTTTATCGATCACGCATTTGGAGCATTTGACGGTCAACAGCAGCTTAAAAAGAGTCAAGATGACCGAGATGCACTGCGATATCGTTCCCTCGCTGAAGGTAAAAGAGTTTATCCGTCCGGCGCAGGTGGATCGATACGGAAACTGTAACAATGTCGTGATCGGAAATTATGAGAAACCGGCGATCAGATTGCCAGGCACCGGAGGAATCACGGATGTCGCTGCCTTTAACCCAAACTTCTACCTTTACGTAACGCGGCATTCCCTGCAAACCTTGGTGGAGCAGCTGGATTTTTGCAGCAGCGTCGGTTACGGCGAACGCGCCCATGAATTGCATCTGATGGGCAGACGGGAGAGGGGGCCGCAAAAATTAATTACGGACCGGTGCGTCTTCAGCTTTGCGGATGGGGTGGGAAGCGCAGTTCTGGAAGCTATTTTTCATGAAGAAACGGTCGACAGCATCCGGAAAAACACCGGTTTCTCCTTTGATCTAAGCGCGAAAGGGATCGATCGGGTTGACCCGCCATCAGACCATCAGCTTCAGATCCTGAGGGAAATGGTTGACCCGCTGGGGATCAGGGAATTGGAATTGCTTGGGGGGAACGACCGGCTGCAGAAGCTCGAGAAAATTATTCGGGCGGAGCATAACCGGCCAAGGGGGCGAGAGGGTGCTTGA
- a CDS encoding CoA transferase subunit A: MSTKLRTLEQAVKPIQDGQTVAVGGMLIYRRPTALILEIIKQRKRNLSILGWTLGYETDLLIGSGLVSNVRTSFFSLEVFGLPPSYRKAAETGSLKIIEETETTIGLGIRAAAQGVGFMPGRTLMGSDILKVRKDIETIRCPYTGEIYPAIPALKPEVALIHALEADEAGNAVLGANLCIDAELAQLAGYTIVTAEKIVPKGSLVSVHGQVDIIGSSVDAVVEAQGGAWPASCHPQYPLDGLELIHYLKTMKEGSFDAYAFELDRRKKTFFANLI, translated from the coding sequence ATGAGCACAAAACTGCGGACGCTTGAGCAAGCTGTGAAGCCGATTCAGGACGGACAGACAGTGGCGGTTGGAGGCATGCTGATCTACAGGCGGCCGACCGCATTGATTCTTGAAATCATCAAACAGAGGAAGCGTAACCTTTCCATTCTGGGTTGGACCCTGGGCTATGAAACCGATCTATTGATAGGTTCCGGCTTAGTCTCAAATGTCAGGACTTCTTTTTTCAGCCTGGAAGTCTTTGGGCTTCCGCCGTCCTACCGCAAAGCCGCAGAAACAGGTTCGCTGAAAATCATTGAAGAAACGGAAACAACCATCGGGCTCGGCATCCGGGCAGCTGCGCAGGGGGTCGGCTTTATGCCGGGCAGAACGCTGATGGGGAGCGATATTTTAAAGGTTCGAAAGGATATCGAAACTATCCGGTGTCCGTATACGGGCGAAATCTATCCGGCGATTCCCGCTTTAAAGCCGGAGGTTGCATTGATTCATGCTCTGGAAGCGGATGAAGCCGGCAACGCGGTATTGGGAGCGAATTTATGCATTGACGCCGAGCTGGCGCAGCTTGCCGGGTACACGATTGTGACCGCTGAAAAAATCGTTCCCAAAGGAAGTCTTGTCAGCGTCCACGGTCAGGTCGATATTATCGGTTCATCCGTGGATGCGGTCGTCGAGGCTCAAGGGGGAGCCTGGCCCGCTTCCTGCCATCCGCAATACCCTTTGGACGGGCTTGAATTGATTCACTATTTGAAGACGATGAAGGAAGGCTCGTTTGACGCCTACGCATTCGAGCTTGACCGCAGAAAAAAAACATTTTTCGCAAATTTAATCTGA